The sequence below is a genomic window from Colletotrichum destructivum chromosome 4, complete sequence.
TCAAGCGGGGAAAGGCTTTGCCTTTGGGccttgtttcttcttttttcttcttcttctatATGTAAGAGCTGAAATACGAACGAGTTTCCGATTTCAAGCTTGAGAATATGCTCATGTGATACAGTCGTTTTCCATTCATACCTCCTCGTGTTTTCTGTCCAAGTCGGTTCCTTAAAAAGAATCATTGGGACTTAGATTCCACGTAATCAGATTAGAGGATCTGAGCTCGCATGAAGTCGAACTTTACAAACAGGAACTATGCGCATCTTTCTAGTAGCAACTGAGGTACATGATGCACCATCTTGGGTCGAGGGTATTCCCACGGGAAGGTAATAGAACCGAAATCTTTGGATAAGCTTGACATGCGGCGTGCGTCTGAAAACGCTCAGACTGCAACTAACACTACGCCGCTCCTCTGACTATCATACATGATGGTGGCTGCGGAcatcgtccttggcctttCCGGGGAAATCCTTTGAGAAATGGCCGCAGTCAGGATACTGAATCTTCGCCCTGACCTCAATGTCGTCCGGCTCGTTGACCCGCGTCAAGACCTGCGTACAGTGCTCCGTGTGCGTCAAGACGTCCTCCTTGTGCACCATGCGGCCCTCGGTCAGCGCCTTGTGGAACCGTAGAATGTTGTAGGCGCAGTGCGTCTTGTGCAGCCTGTTGGTGAGGTAGACTGGCcgcacgtcggcgccgaacTCCTCTTCCGTGACCGAGGCGGTCTTGTTCCGGTCTGTGTAGAACACCCACGGCCCGGCTCTACGGAACTCGTCGGTGAGCTCCCTGTCGAAGCACTCCTCCGGGACCCAGCAGAACGAGAGCACATCGAAGTGGCAGCCGCGAGCCCTTGCCTCACTGGACGTGCTGCCGCAAGGGCTCACGATGACCCCCTCGGCGTTGGTGCGGGGAGGGGTGACGATGAACTGGAAGGTCCAGGTCACGGAGAACGCAAAGACGATGCTCAGtgcgaggccgacgagaagccTAGACAGGATTTTGCGTTGGCTGcgccgctgttgctgttgctgttgttgctgtatAGGCGATAGAGCGAGCGccttctcgtcttcctccccctcacGGAGCATGGGGCGAGTGGCGTCTTCAGAATCGTAAAAGGCCATTATGTCGACAGCTATTGTTTGAGTAAATATGAATGTAGGAAAATGCGTGCATGGAAGAAGAGCTTTTGCCTGGCTGTCGATGTCCTCTACGCAGATGATGTGGATGTAAGTGGGCGAAGGCTTGGGAAGTTCCCGGCTTACCTGACAGCAATCACTGAGTTCCCACATCCTTGACCCTTCGGGATTCAATTACTTCGACACGTGAAGTAGCCTCGGCTGCGGCTTCGAGATGTTAATCCTATCTTCAGTCGTCATTCAACTCAAGGCTATCAGTCCGGGTCAGCTCGACTCATGACGCTGCAGGTCGGAACCAAGCTTTGTCTCCAATCGCCTGACACACTGGTTGAGGTTTCGGTCTCACTTAAAAACTCAGATTTCCGTTCTTAGTTTAAACTAACGCAAATGACGTCCACGCGACTCACATAACTATCACACTGCACCTAGATGATCCGCTATCACAGAGAAATTCTGCTCCGGAGGGTTAAAGCGAACCCACCCGCCTCGGCGTAAACATGACAAAAGTTGCGACATCGATGATCGACTCAGCTATTTTCAACTTGGCCGAGTCATATACCCGATCTCTGTCTAATAGGTCCGCTCTAGCTTCCGTTTCGGCTATGAGAAGCTTCGAACAGACGTCTAGTGGCTTCCGAAGACTCGAAGTTCAAGGAGCTTCCTCTCTCAGTTAGACCGGTAACGACTCTCCCCTCGCCTCCTATCTCATTACCTCCGACACAGAGACCAAATGGGCTGGCAAGGAGTCATGTCTGTTGATCAGCATTGTTTCTCTGGAAGCCTGATTCATGAAAGAGTCCGGTGGACGTTTGCAAGGCTAATAATCAAGGgcaacgccgtcgacaagtcATCTGGCCCAACTCCCCCCGCACCAAAGGCTTAGGACTTGTCTCTTTTCTCGTACATGctgtctctttctcccccccGACGCGACCATGAACCCCTTTGTGGCCGACAAGACGACGAAATACGACACGGCCGAAGATGTCCCAGACAGTGAGAGTGAGGACCACCTTTCCTGGCGACACAacacctcctccccggccgTTGTGACTGTCTCGAGAGCGTTCTACTTCACATCTCTGCTCTTGTTTGTGATATTTCCCATCCTCGCCATTGCCATTGTCCTCCTTCACGGGAAACTTGAGGCCGGACGCATCGACAGCGGCTTCCTTCAAGGCTTCCCTACCGAGTTGGGTACGTCTGGCCTAGCCTTCTCTAGACGATTCTTTGAACCTTGTAGCAGCTGACAGAGGCACCGTGTCAAAAGACCCAGTCAAGAGTGTCTTGGCCAGCGAGACAGTTCGGTTCACGGGCGGTCTTCATTACCACCCAAACGGAACCCTGTACCGGGAGACGATCGCCGGCGAGCCTCAATATGTCGGCCCGCCCTCGCCCGATATTGACTTGGCGTGGGACACATTGCTAAAAGGCAAGTGAGCGCGTGCAGTCGGGCGTGTGTGCGGGTCTGACGCGGTCAACAGGCCAATACATGAATCTCAATGGCAACGAAGCCTCCACCATGGTAGGGCGAACTTGGAAAGATGACAGTGGCAACTACGAAGTAGCGTATGTTTTTCGAATCTCATCCTTTGTTCACGTGTTTTTTGCACAGAAGCTGACGCTGCTAAAGTCTAGATGTGATGCACACCCTTCATTGTGTGGTAAGTGTCAATTTGTTCCTCGACAattgctgttgttgttgttgttgttgttgttgttgttgttagtTGTTTTTGTTAGTTGTTGTTGACCCTGATCCCAAACCTTTCCGTCAAACTGAACTGTAATCATCATGAAACTGATAGCGGACACAGAACAAAATCAGAAAGGCCCTGGACCCGGAGTACTACCATGAATCAGAGAGCCCCAGGATCCACAGGATGCATGTCGGTAAGCACCACATCCTGCACACCCAGTCCGTGAGGGAAACCCGGGCATCGCTGACGGCGAGACACAGACCACTGCCTCGACTATCTCAGGCAGACCGTGCAATGTCACGCGGACCTCACGCCAATGGTGTTCAGCTGgtccgacgacgccggcagGGTCGTGGCCGACTGGAGAGAGCCTCACACGTGCCGAAACTTCAACCGCGTCCGGAGCTGGGCCGTGGACCACTTCCGGCCGTGAGAATCACACTCCCTTTCAAGATTGTATAGAATTAGGAATTGCAGAGAAACAAACATGCTGGCATCCGTTTTTGGAGTTCCTAGAAGGGCAGAAGGGATTTCTAACTTCTCTAACCTGGCTAGTTATAGAGGCCAAGAGACAGAAAGTTCACTATGTAACGAGGTTGCCTTCCTAGATATTTCTAGtaaaaaaaaggagaaagTACTGAAAGGGCGCAGTGTATAAAAAACTAAAGAATATGTGATTAGGCTGCTACAGTTCCCCATGCATACTGGGCTCTTGCGGGATCAACTTTGACATCTCATGGCTcatcccccacccccccaaCCCCAACTCATCCCTCATGTCCCTCGACCGCGAAAGGACTCTATGGCTTCAGTAATCAACTCAAGGAATTGGTCCTCCCCAATACGGACGTCGGCCCAGTGCCATCGGTCCCGCTTTGCAATGTTTCTTCTCCGATCCTCGGCCCCGGCCATTTCGGCGTGGGCGCTCACATACGCCTGACCCATCATCTGCGCCATGTTGCGGAACCCCTTGTAGGACATGCTGGACGGCTGGATCTCGAcgaccgcggcgccgccctcgcggagGAACATGGTGTGCGtcaagccggcgccgtggaCGCCGACCAGGACGTCGGTAGACTGCACCACGCGGATCTGGTCAGGGAACGACAGCGCGCCAAAGTCAAAGGCCTGGAAGTTGACGTCAGGGAACTTGGCTCGGGCGGCGCCCAGCAGGGCGTCTTGGTCCAGGAGCTTGCGGGAACCCCTTCGGTCGATGAGGGTGACGTTGCGGACCTCTGTCGGCCGTCGTCCGGTCTCCTGGAGGATGCCAAAGTGGTGCATGATGCGCCGGGTGAAGAGCCTCAGCAGAGGCGCATCTCTGCAATCCCGCTCCTCCCAGTCGTTCTGCCATGTAGGGTTGCTTGAGCCCGCAAGCGGG
It includes:
- a CDS encoding Putative mycotoxin biosynthesis protein UstYa; this encodes MNPFVADKTTKYDTAEDVPDSESEDHLSWRHNTSSPAVVTVSRAFYFTSLLLFVIFPILAIAIVLLHGKLEAGRIDSGFLQGFPTELDPVKSVLASETVRFTGGLHYHPNGTLYRETIAGEPQYVGPPSPDIDLAWDTLLKGQYMNLNGNEASTMVGRTWKDDSGNYEVALDVMHTLHCVNKIRKALDPEYYHESESPRIHRMHVDHCLDYLRQTVQCHADLTPMVFSWSDDAGRVVADWREPHTCRNFNRVRSWAVDHFRP